The genomic region TGAGTGTGACGAGACGCTCGTGCAAGTTGGCTGATGCACCGTGAGCAATGAGACAGTCACGCTCCATCTCACCAAATTTGATCCCACCATAACGTTTCCGGTCAGCAACTGGCTGCCTTGTAAGCGGGTGTACAGGTCCAGTGTTACGAAATTTCACTTTGTCTTCAGCCATGTGGATCAGACGCTGGTAGAATGTTGGACCCATAAATATGAGTGAACGAACCATCTCACCAGTTCGACCATTGTAAACTCTCTCATTTCCCCATCTTGAAAATCCAGCCCTGTGACAGATACTCAACTAAGTAGATGAGAAAGCAATCactgaaaataataataatcataaaaaattaaaaataagacaATTGAAAGGAGCACTTAAATTTAGAATAACAATTGCAAACAGCAACCTAAGCTTCAAAGATAATATCGGAACAGCATGGACAATTTAACAATGCAATATAGCTTCTGAGTGTAAACAAAGTGTGAAAAACATTCTTAATGGTTAGTGAATCTGTTGCAGGTTTAAGCATTGATGGGATGGATACCAAAAAAGACCTATGagtgagaaaaagaaactgaCATcagttctttttattttacttcctaAATGGCCCACTTgagaattttatattaaaaaatccATCATGATAAATGCATAGTGAACATGCAGGCATAAATGATTCAGGACAATCCATTACCTGTGAAGCTGTTCTGTGATGGCATCTACAGAAATAGTGGAGAAAGGGGTGGCATATTTCATTGACCCACCACAGGCAATCCCCTTTCCCAAAGCAGCCTCCAAGAGTTGACCTGGAGTTTGTCGTGAAGGGAATGCATGTGGGTTAATTACAATATCAGGAACTATTCCTTGAGTTGTGAAAGGAAAATTCTCTTGAGACTCCAGAAAACCAAGAACACCCTTTTGCCCATGCATGCTTGAAAATTTGTCTCCAAGACAGGGAGAACGAACCTGAAAAGATACAAGAAAAGCAACTGATGAAAACACATTCTTAGCAGCAGTAGATGCTACCTTTCGCAACTAAAATATACTAATACTACCATGTCTCTTCCACTTGCACACATGACAATTGGGTCGATAAGTTCATATATTTTCTATTACAAGCTGAAGTCAGATGTCCTTATAATAGTAGACTTAAGTAACATTACCTGTCTCAGAGATACCACAGCATAATTTTTCCCATCATCATTGGAAGATAACACAACTTTCTGAACCATGCCTCTTTCAGTGTGCTTCAGTTTTATACTATGATCAGCTCCTGACTCTGCACACCTCCCAATGACAATGTCACCACACTGCAGGTTAGCACCAACATAAGGAAAACCATCATCATCAAGGCTGTCCACACGTCCAATCTTACTTTgtatttttccaaaatttacaatatcttCAGACTTCCGCCTCTTATCCTGAATTTCCTTGTTATCAACTTCTGCTTTGTAACTTCTTACGTGTTCAGAACGGAACATTCCACGCTCTAAAGAGGCTCGGTTCATTACCAAGGAAtcctcttggttgtatccaAGATGAACATTGACCGCCACAATAGCATTCTGGCCATTGTATAATTCTGGCTTCGGTAGCACTCCCTTCTGACCCAGAGGATGTCCCAGTTTTCCAAGACAATCAGATGTCATTGTACGAAACAGTGGCCTTTGGGGGTAATATAATTGGTGTGACAAAGTATCAACTCTAATGTTGGGGTTTGTTGTAGAAAACCCAATGGCCTGTTGAGAATGCTTCTGTGCCTGATAGAGGACTCTCCTTGCATGATCATGATTTGCAAATGGAATGATCCCACAGCTTAAACCCAAAAGAAATGACATGTCAAGCTCACAATGAGTATACTTAACAGGCTGCTTCCCCTCAACATCTGTTAAAAGATACTTAATACTCCATGCAGTTCGACAgtcctcttcttcttcagtTCCAACAAGCTCAATTATCCCTCCTTCTAAAAGAGCCTGGAAGGTGTAATTTTCCCCCTTAAATGCTTTTGTTCTGTTTAAGTTGTCAACAACTAAAAGAGGACGCAGAATCCTTCCACCATCAGAAAAGATGCGCACTTCTCCTTTATGTTCATCTCTTTTGATTTCCACCTACAAGAAAAAACTCATTACTACAAAAAGATGAGGAAAGCAAGAATAACAAActacagaaaagaaaaattaaaatttgcagAACTACTCTTCTGCAAGAACCAAAGTTAGGGGACTTCTATgtaattttactcttttttttgtccttttaggaaaagaaaaagatgctTAGCCTAGgacttcaattttcatttacTACCAGTTTAGTAGCTGAAGTACACCTAGGtactaactaaaaacataaaagatgGAAAACAGCAACAGAAGCTCAGTTTTACATAACAGCTGATTAAAATTTGTCCATAAATCTCCTCACACATATAACCTTAACAGAAACAATATTTTGCTTCATAGTTCAATCTGTTGCCCTCAAAAAATACACAACACGATATGGCTAGCATAATAAAACTGaagaagttaaaaaattatgcaGTCTAAGAAATGAGATGGGGACCACCTGATGCGGAAATTCTTTACTGCGTCGCTTTCTTCTAACCTCAGCAGCAAACGAAAGGGAATCTTCACAAACCCCAACCCATTCCCCATTTAAAAAGACTTTATCTTTCCCATCAAGTGAGCTACAAGTATCATTAACCAGTTCCTCCATTCCGGAATCAAACAACTTGTCAACTATGGATTCCATTATGTTTGTACTCACAAGTCCTGTGGTGGCCAGATTTTTTACAAGCCCACAATTTTCACCATCTGGAGTGGAGAGGAAGCAAACTTTTCCCCAGTGAGAAGGGTGTCTGCATTAGAAAATTAAACCAGAATTGAACCACATTAAAGATGACAATTACAAACATATCAACAGATTTAAACccataattaataaagaattaaatgcTCAGAAGCTAAAGCATTAATTCCACGTTTCAACTCTAAGATACAAATATTAAGGATAACAAATTGAAAAGTGAGATTACCACAACACCACACAAAACTGCagataaaaacattaaacTACTTCATCTTCATTGTTATCAAAGATTGTAGCATTTATATTATAGATGAATAATCTGACAGTCCACGTAATTGCATAAATCAAAGTTTCTAACCATCAGAAGCTACTAAACTCATTCCATTGGTCTCATAAAGTTCTGCATAGAAAGCCCACTTGAAAAGATATACAATACAtctcatttaaagtgaaaaaagATTTGAACTTAAGTAACAATGGattaatggaaataaaggtCTGACGTAACTTACGGGTATCTTGCATCTCCAACCTTCCCAGTGTACTGAACCTGTTGACGTGTTTTCCTCAAATCAACCATTGTCTGCAATGGATTTGCTCGTCCAAGATTTGCCACAACTCCTGAAATCCTTTCCATCCTTTTATAAGGATGAGACCAGGCTCCAGTAGAAAATGCTCTTGAAAGTCCATTTGTAACTATAGACGCATCAAGATAGTGCTCAATAGGACGAACATTACGATCTGCATAAAGATCTCTCTGCAGAGTCTTAGCCATACGCCTCCTGGCATGGGCAATGTGAACTTTCAGTTCACGCTCAAGCAGCTCACCTGCTAACTCTAGCCTCTTGTTCCTAAAATCATCTCTATTATCACATTTTAGGCGACCAGTGTAGGCCTGCAAGAGACACTTTACCATGTACCCTAGGAAGCGAGCTTTTTGCTTGAAACTACGCAGAGTGGGAAACAGATATGTGCTAAGGCACTCTTCAATACCTTCTTCAGGTGGAAATCTGGTATCTTTGACTAACTTGCCTACATAATCAATAGCATTTCTTCCTTGACAAAATTTATAACATTTCCCATCAGCATTACGAATTGAGGCAAACAGTATGTTTGTTATACTAGAATCATTGCTTTCATAATCAATCAGATTTACAACTTCTTTGTCTGATGATACACCAAGggcaaaaaacaaaacccataCAGGGATCTCCGTTGACAAGAAATAAACAGTGAGGACTTTCTCTCCCCCCTTGATATATTCAACTTTAGAATTCTCCACTAGTCTAATAATTAATCTGTTTCTCTTCACCTCCGACCTGTAAGCAATTGTCCAACCCTGGCTATTTGAAATCCAGAGTCTCTTCATAGAAATTTGCTCTTGTGCAATGAATATCTACAACAAAACATGGCataaatatcatatatgtttctGTAGAAAGTAACAATGAAAAGTATTTGGCTCTATATAGAA from Theobroma cacao cultivar B97-61/B2 chromosome 9, Criollo_cocoa_genome_V2, whole genome shotgun sequence harbors:
- the LOC18587707 gene encoding DNA-directed RNA polymerases IV and V subunit 2 yields the protein MGASADAKANRADIDLDVDDDVCDEVLSVQQLGEEFLRGFCKQAAVSFFKEYGLISHQLNSYNAFIKYGLQNTFDSFGEFLIHSGYDPSKKGEGDWRHARVRFGKVTVERPTFWAVSGGNELNMLPRHARLQNMTYSSRMKVNVDLQVYTAKSVKSDKFKTGREEFVEEEVVYQDNRDIIIGRIPVMVRSDLCWMNEVEKADCDFDHGGYFLIKGTEKIFIAQEQISMKRLWISNSQGWTIAYRSEVKRNRLIIRLVENSKVEYIKGGEKVLTVYFLSTEIPVWVLFFALGVSSDKEVVNLIDYESNDSSITNILFASIRNADGKCYKFCQGRNAIDYVGKLVKDTRFPPEEGIEECLSTYLFPTLRSFKQKARFLGYMVKCLLQAYTGRLKCDNRDDFRNKRLELAGELLERELKVHIAHARRRMAKTLQRDLYADRNVRPIEHYLDASIVTNGLSRAFSTGAWSHPYKRMERISGVVANLGRANPLQTMVDLRKTRQQVQYTGKVGDARYPHPSHWGKVCFLSTPDGENCGLVKNLATTGLVSTNIMESIVDKLFDSGMEELVNDTCSSLDGKDKVFLNGEWVGVCEDSLSFAAEVRRKRRSKEFPHQVEIKRDEHKGEVRIFSDGGRILRPLLVVDNLNRTKAFKGENYTFQALLEGGIIELVGTEEEEDCRTAWSIKYLLTDVEGKQPVKYTHCELDMSFLLGLSCGIIPFANHDHARRVLYQAQKHSQQAIGFSTTNPNIRVDTLSHQLYYPQRPLFRTMTSDCLGKLGHPLGQKGVLPKPELYNGQNAIVAVNVHLGYNQEDSLVMNRASLERGMFRSEHVRSYKAEVDNKEIQDKRRKSEDIVNFGKIQSKIGRVDSLDDDGFPYVGANLQCGDIVIGRCAESGADHSIKLKHTERGMVQKVVLSSNDDGKNYAVVSLRQVRSPCLGDKFSSMHGQKGVLGFLESQENFPFTTQGIVPDIVINPHAFPSRQTPGQLLEAALGKGIACGGSMKYATPFSTISVDAITEQLHRAGFSRWGNERVYNGRTGEMVRSLIFMGPTFYQRLIHMAEDKVKFRNTGPVHPLTRQPVADRKRYGGIKFGEMERDCLIAHGASANLHERLVTLSDSSQMHVCRNCKNVANVIERAVPGGRKIRGPYCRGCQSVDDIVRVNVPYGAKLLCQELFSMGINLKFETQLC